The following coding sequences lie in one Planctomycetia bacterium genomic window:
- a CDS encoding sugar kinase — protein MPLLVVGSVALDCVETPTDKRDDVLGGSAVFFSYAASFFSPVKMIGTVGEDWPVEHTRLLRDRGIDTSGIETIPGGKTFRWRGRYLPNMNDRETLEVHLNVFGDFKPKLNADHRTSKFLFLGNSSPTTQLSVLDQIPEAKLTVADTMDLWINIQRDELEALLRRIDGLVLNDSEAKLLAEDENLVRAGHKVRAMGPKFVVIKKGEHGAMFFSEHEMYVMPAYPTPQVLDPTGAGDSFAGGMMGHLAALDRYDPQALKEALAYGVITASFTVEDFSLDRLAGIDRHDLDRRVAEYRQMLTF, from the coding sequence ATGCCCCTACTCGTCGTCGGAAGCGTCGCCCTCGACTGTGTCGAAACCCCCACTGACAAGCGCGACGACGTGCTCGGGGGATCGGCGGTGTTCTTCTCCTATGCCGCCAGCTTCTTCTCGCCGGTGAAGATGATCGGCACCGTCGGCGAGGACTGGCCGGTTGAGCACACCCGGCTTTTGCGCGACCGCGGCATCGACACGTCGGGCATCGAGACGATCCCCGGCGGGAAGACGTTCCGCTGGCGGGGCCGCTACCTCCCCAACATGAACGACCGGGAAACGCTCGAGGTGCATCTCAACGTCTTCGGCGACTTCAAGCCGAAGCTCAACGCCGACCACCGGACGAGCAAGTTCCTGTTTCTCGGCAACTCCTCGCCGACGACGCAGTTGTCCGTACTCGATCAGATCCCGGAGGCGAAGCTCACGGTCGCCGACACGATGGACCTGTGGATCAACATCCAGCGGGACGAACTGGAGGCGCTGCTGCGGCGGATCGACGGCCTGGTGCTCAACGACTCGGAGGCCAAGTTGCTCGCCGAGGACGAGAATCTCGTCCGCGCCGGCCACAAGGTGCGGGCGATGGGGCCAAAGTTCGTGGTCATCAAGAAGGGGGAGCACGGGGCGATGTTCTTCAGCGAGCACGAGATGTACGTGATGCCCGCCTACCCGACCCCGCAGGTGCTCGATCCGACGGGGGCCGGCGACAGTTTCGCCGGCGGCATGATGGGCCATCTGGCGGCCCTCGACCGCTACGATCCGCAGGCTCTGAAGGAGGCGCTGGCCTACGGCGTGATCACGGCGAGTTTCACGGTGGAGGACTTCAGCCTCGACCGGCTGGCGGGGATCGACCGCCACGACCTCGATCGGCGGGTGGCCGAGTATCGGCAGATGCTGACCTTCTAA
- the sodA gene encoding superoxide dismutase [Mn]: MAFSLPPLPYAFDALEPSIDARTMEIHHDKHHATYVTNLNKALETHADLAALPIDTLIADLEKVPEGVRTAVRNNGGGHANHTLFWESLGKGKGGEPSGHLAEAIRSVFGGFDRFKEELTKAALGRFGSGWAWLSVDPKGKLLIESTANQDSPIMHGNKPLFGIDVWEHAYYLLYQNRRVDYVNAVYNVIDWNAVGKRFVP; this comes from the coding sequence ATGGCCTTTTCGCTCCCCCCCCTCCCCTACGCCTTCGATGCGCTGGAGCCCTCCATCGACGCGCGGACGATGGAGATCCATCATGACAAGCACCACGCCACGTACGTCACCAACCTGAACAAGGCGTTGGAGACGCATGCCGATCTGGCGGCCCTGCCCATCGACACGCTGATCGCCGATCTGGAGAAGGTGCCGGAGGGGGTGCGGACCGCGGTGCGGAACAACGGCGGCGGCCACGCCAATCACACGCTGTTTTGGGAATCCCTCGGCAAGGGCAAAGGGGGCGAGCCCTCCGGTCACCTCGCCGAGGCCATTCGCAGCGTGTTCGGCGGCTTCGATCGGTTCAAGGAGGAGCTCACCAAGGCGGCGTTGGGCCGGTTCGGCAGCGGCTGGGCCTGGCTGTCGGTCGATCCCAAGGGCAAACTGCTCATCGAGAGCACTGCCAACCAGGACAGCCCGATCATGCACGGCAACAAGCCGCTGTTCGGCATCGACGTCTGGGAGCACGCCTATTACCTGCTTTACCAGAACCGCCGCGTCGACTATGTCAACGCCGTCTACAACGTCATCGACTGGAATGCGGTCGGCAAGCGGTTCGTGCCGTAG
- the gltX gene encoding glutamate--tRNA ligase produces the protein MTTKPVRTRFAPSPTGYLHIGGVRTALFNWLFARQHGGAFILRIDDTDVARNVDEALEPILSGLRWLGIDWDEGPGVGGPHAPYFQSQRAHRHRAAVDRLLASGHAYRDFATPEELDAERKEAQAAGRPFLYSRRFAAFDAAAAERFAAAGRASVVRLKMPREGTLVIDDAVRGRVEFAWEREQDHVIQRADGSCLYHLASVVDDHDLEISHVIRAEEHLSNTPRQAFIALSLGYDLPAYAHLPLVAEPGSRTKLSKRKLAQYLKNADFKQVAEHGTKIAERIGLAPEADTFNPVIVDFYREVGYLPWAIDNYLALLGWSYDDKTEFFSRDELVRHFSLERINSAPASFDPRKLWAVQDHYMTSLTTAEKLPLMLPFLVRGRLVADPPPAAAVETVRQVIEASGDRLKVAGDILGYADFFLVAEPAIDEAAVKQRLAKPGVGALLAAYATALETVEPFTPPALEEALKHTVEAAGAKVGDLVHAVRVAVTGKTVGPGLYDCLAILGRDVSLTRIARALPRCG, from the coding sequence ATGACCACCAAGCCCGTCCGCACCCGGTTCGCCCCCAGCCCCACCGGCTACCTTCACATCGGGGGCGTCCGCACGGCGCTGTTCAACTGGCTCTTCGCCCGGCAGCACGGCGGCGCATTCATCCTGCGCATCGACGACACCGACGTCGCCCGCAATGTCGACGAGGCCCTCGAGCCGATCCTCTCCGGGCTGCGCTGGCTGGGCATCGACTGGGACGAGGGGCCGGGCGTCGGCGGGCCGCACGCCCCGTACTTTCAGTCGCAGCGGGCCCACCGCCACCGGGCAGCGGTCGACCGGCTCCTCGCATCCGGCCACGCCTATCGCGACTTCGCCACGCCGGAAGAGCTCGACGCGGAGCGGAAGGAGGCGCAGGCGGCGGGTCGGCCGTTTCTCTACAGCCGGCGATTCGCCGCCTTCGACGCCGCAGCGGCGGAGCGGTTCGCCGCCGCGGGCCGGGCCAGCGTGGTGCGATTGAAGATGCCGCGGGAGGGGACGCTCGTCATCGACGACGCGGTCCGTGGCCGGGTGGAGTTCGCCTGGGAGCGGGAGCAGGACCATGTCATCCAGCGTGCAGACGGGTCGTGCCTGTACCACCTGGCGAGCGTCGTGGACGACCACGACCTGGAGATCTCCCACGTGATCCGGGCCGAGGAGCACCTCTCCAACACGCCGCGGCAGGCGTTCATCGCCCTGTCGCTCGGCTACGACCTGCCCGCCTACGCGCATCTGCCGCTCGTCGCCGAGCCGGGAAGCCGGACGAAGCTCTCCAAGCGGAAGCTCGCCCAGTATCTGAAGAACGCCGACTTCAAGCAGGTGGCGGAGCACGGCACGAAGATCGCCGAGCGGATCGGCCTCGCACCTGAGGCCGACACGTTCAACCCGGTGATCGTCGATTTCTACCGGGAGGTCGGCTACCTGCCGTGGGCGATCGACAACTATCTCGCGCTCCTCGGCTGGTCGTACGACGACAAGACCGAGTTCTTCTCACGCGACGAACTGGTCCGCCACTTCTCGCTGGAGCGGATCAACTCGGCGCCCGCGAGCTTCGACCCGCGGAAGCTGTGGGCGGTGCAGGACCACTACATGACGTCCCTGACGACCGCCGAGAAGCTGCCGCTCATGCTGCCGTTCCTCGTCCGGGGGCGGCTCGTCGCCGACCCGCCGCCGGCCGCCGCGGTGGAGACGGTCCGGCAGGTGATCGAGGCATCGGGCGACCGGCTCAAGGTGGCCGGGGACATCCTCGGCTACGCCGACTTCTTCCTCGTCGCGGAGCCGGCGATCGACGAGGCGGCGGTGAAGCAGCGGCTGGCGAAGCCCGGCGTGGGCGCGCTCCTCGCCGCCTACGCCACCGCGCTGGAGACGGTCGAGCCGTTCACGCCACCCGCGCTCGAGGAGGCGCTCAAGCACACGGTCGAGGCGGCCGGAGCGAAGGTCGGCGACCTCGTCCACGCCGTCCGCGTGGCGGTGACCGGAAAGACCGTGGGCCCGGGGCTCTACGACTGCCTGGCGATTCTCGGCCGCGACGTGAGCCTGACACGCATCGCCCGGGCGCTGCCGCGCTGCGGCTGA